Proteins found in one Thermaerobacter subterraneus DSM 13965 genomic segment:
- the pstS gene encoding phosphate ABC transporter substrate-binding protein PstS: MAKRFTRRIWLAVLLASALVLTACGGGSSGGQGQDQGGQAPGTDQGGSSSGSSAQTVVLNGAGATFPYPLYSKWFDEYHKLRPDVQINYQSIGSGGGKQQITAKTVDFGASDGPMSDEELAKVQGELMHIPTVMGAVVLTYNLPGVESGLKLTPEAIAGIYLGKIKKWNDPAIASVNPGVNLPDADIVVVHRSDGSGTTNIFTEYLSAVSSEWKSQVGAGTSVDWPTGIGAKGNEGVATQVQKLKNSIGYVELAYAIENNMPYALVKNKAGNFVEPSIDTVTAAAAGAAANMPEDFRIFIVDQPGENAYPISGFTWLLVYKDQTDCTKGKALVEFLQWALTEGESYAADLLYAPLPDNVKQMALDAVKTITCNGQPILQ; this comes from the coding sequence GTGGCGAAACGTTTCACGCGCCGGATCTGGCTGGCGGTTTTGCTTGCCAGCGCACTGGTCTTGACAGCCTGCGGCGGCGGCTCGTCGGGCGGGCAAGGACAGGATCAGGGCGGGCAGGCCCCAGGTACGGACCAGGGGGGCTCTTCTTCCGGATCTTCTGCCCAGACCGTCGTCCTGAACGGGGCTGGCGCGACCTTCCCGTATCCGCTCTATTCCAAGTGGTTCGACGAGTATCACAAGCTTCGTCCTGACGTCCAGATCAACTATCAGTCCATCGGTAGCGGCGGCGGCAAGCAGCAGATCACGGCCAAGACCGTGGACTTCGGCGCCTCGGACGGCCCGATGAGCGACGAGGAGCTGGCCAAGGTCCAGGGTGAGCTGATGCACATCCCCACGGTCATGGGCGCGGTGGTGCTGACCTACAACCTGCCGGGGGTGGAAAGCGGCCTGAAGCTCACTCCGGAGGCGATCGCCGGGATCTACCTGGGCAAGATCAAGAAGTGGAACGATCCGGCCATCGCCAGCGTCAATCCCGGCGTCAACCTGCCGGACGCGGACATCGTCGTGGTCCACCGGTCCGATGGTAGCGGTACGACGAACATCTTTACCGAGTACTTGAGTGCCGTGAGCTCGGAGTGGAAGAGCCAGGTGGGGGCCGGCACTTCCGTCGACTGGCCCACCGGCATCGGCGCCAAGGGCAACGAGGGCGTCGCCACCCAGGTGCAGAAGCTGAAGAACTCCATCGGTTACGTCGAACTGGCCTACGCCATCGAGAACAACATGCCCTACGCCCTGGTGAAGAACAAGGCGGGCAACTTCGTCGAGCCCTCCATCGACACGGTCACGGCGGCGGCCGCCGGGGCTGCGGCGAACATGCCCGAGGACTTCCGGATCTTCATCGTGGACCAGCCCGGCGAGAACGCCTATCCCATCTCCGGCTTCACCTGGCTGCTGGTCTACAAGGATCAGACGGATTGCACGAAGGGCAAGGCGCTGGTGGAGTTCCTGCAGTGGGCGCTGACGGAGGGCGAGTCTTACGCGGCGGACCTCCTCTACGCGCCGTTGCCGGACAACGTCAAGCAGATGGCGCTGGACGCGGTGAAGACCATCACCTGCAACGGCCAGCCCATTCTGCAGTAA